A genomic stretch from Desulfolutivibrio sulfodismutans DSM 3696 includes:
- a CDS encoding CGGC domain-containing protein: protein MAHIGILICGRYSSCAGGKCLRSMKERVGGFAQYPETEELTLVGYASCGGCPGGNVEYAPLEMIKNGVSVIHLATGMVVGYPPCPYIRQFKEYIESAFHIPVVVGTHPIPLKYQTTHASLPFWKDMGMADLAGRLFAEDRQTMALYD, encoded by the coding sequence ATGGCCCACATCGGAATTCTCATCTGCGGCCGTTACAGCTCGTGCGCCGGGGGCAAATGCCTGCGATCCATGAAGGAAAGGGTCGGCGGATTTGCGCAGTATCCCGAGACAGAGGAACTGACCCTGGTCGGATATGCCTCCTGTGGCGGGTGTCCGGGGGGAAACGTGGAATATGCGCCCCTGGAGATGATCAAAAACGGGGTGTCGGTGATCCATCTCGCCACGGGCATGGTCGTCGGCTATCCCCCCTGTCCGTACATCCGGCAGTTCAAGGAGTATATTGAAAGCGCCTTCCATATCCCAGTTGTCGTGGGCACGCACCCCATCCCCTTGAAATACCAGACGACCCACGCCTCCCTCCCTTTTTGGAAGGACATGGGGATGGCCGACCTTGCCGGACGCCTCTTCGCGGAAGACCGCCAGACCATGGCGCTTTACGACTAA
- a CDS encoding helix-turn-helix domain-containing protein, with the protein MSRRLERALEMARDIHEAGGMPPITLRQIESLCLPPRREFHAADVKRIRESAHLSQAVFAALLNVGLSTVQQWEMGRKKPSGPSAKLLDLLERKGMECLV; encoded by the coding sequence ATGAGCAGGCGCCTTGAGCGAGCCCTGGAAATGGCCAGGGACATCCACGAGGCAGGGGGAATGCCGCCCATAACCTTGCGGCAGATCGAATCCTTGTGTCTGCCTCCCCGGCGGGAGTTCCATGCCGCCGACGTCAAACGGATCAGGGAATCCGCGCATTTGAGCCAGGCGGTTTTCGCCGCCCTTTTGAACGTCGGCCTGTCCACGGTGCAGCAGTGGGAAATGGGCCGGAAAAAACCCAGCGGGCCTTCCGCCAAGCTCCTTGATCTTCTGGAACGCAAGGGCATGGAATGCCTTGTGTGA
- a CDS encoding ATP-dependent 6-phosphofructokinase → MSDACPFPAIDASIPVLGTAKIPSPLPYCRFMDDTARTRVELTNEDLDEITTPCFAEFEVAGPRGKIYFDSSKAKAAIVTCGGLCPGINDVIRAIVMEAHHNYDIAATLGIRYGLQGFIPSFGHSLMELTPENVSDIHQFGGTMLGSSRGPQEAVDIVDALERFNVSMLFIIGGDGTMRAARRIQEEITARRGKISVIGVPKTIDNDISFVTRSFGFDTAVEKATEAIRCAHTEALGVLNGVGLVKVMGRESGFIAAQATLALKEVNYVLVPEYPFTLHGDHGLLPSLEKRLARRRHAVIVAAEGAGQHLLAASGKKDASGNPVLGDVASLLTSEIDAYFKSKNLPLTLKYIDPSYIIRSVPANANDRVYCGFLGQHAVHAAMAGKTGMVVSKLFGRYVHLPFDLVTRKRKRLNVHSDYWRAVLESTGQHGVTPLPGDEATLCLNKDG, encoded by the coding sequence ATGTCCGACGCCTGCCCGTTTCCGGCCATCGACGCCAGCATCCCGGTTCTCGGGACGGCCAAGATCCCCTCGCCGCTCCCCTATTGCCGGTTCATGGACGATACGGCCCGGACCAGGGTCGAGCTCACCAATGAAGACCTCGACGAAATCACCACGCCGTGCTTCGCCGAATTCGAGGTCGCCGGTCCCCGGGGCAAGATCTATTTCGACTCCTCCAAGGCCAAGGCCGCCATCGTCACCTGCGGCGGCCTGTGCCCGGGCATCAACGACGTCATCCGGGCCATCGTCATGGAGGCCCATCACAACTACGACATCGCCGCCACGTTGGGCATCCGCTACGGGCTGCAGGGCTTTATCCCCTCCTTCGGCCACTCCCTCATGGAACTGACCCCGGAAAACGTCTCGGACATCCACCAGTTCGGCGGTACCATGCTCGGGTCCAGCCGGGGACCGCAGGAAGCGGTCGACATCGTGGACGCCCTGGAACGGTTCAACGTGAGCATGCTGTTCATCATCGGCGGGGACGGCACCATGCGGGCGGCGCGAAGGATTCAGGAGGAGATCACAGCCAGACGGGGCAAGATATCGGTCATCGGCGTGCCCAAGACCATCGACAACGACATCAGCTTCGTCACCAGGTCGTTTGGCTTCGACACGGCCGTGGAAAAGGCCACCGAGGCCATCCGCTGCGCCCACACCGAGGCCCTGGGGGTCTTAAACGGCGTGGGCCTGGTCAAGGTCATGGGCCGCGAGTCGGGGTTCATCGCCGCCCAGGCCACCCTGGCCCTCAAAGAGGTCAACTACGTGCTCGTGCCGGAATATCCCTTCACGCTGCACGGCGACCACGGCCTTTTGCCGTCCCTGGAAAAACGCCTGGCCCGCCGCCGCCATGCGGTCATCGTGGCCGCCGAGGGCGCGGGGCAGCATCTGCTGGCCGCCTCGGGCAAAAAGGACGCCTCGGGCAACCCGGTCCTGGGCGACGTGGCCAGCCTTTTGACCAGCGAGATCGATGCCTATTTCAAGTCCAAAAATCTGCCCCTGACGCTCAAATACATCGACCCCAGCTACATCATCCGCTCGGTCCCGGCCAACGCCAACGACCGGGTCTATTGCGGCTTTCTGGGACAGCACGCCGTGCATGCGGCCATGGCCGGAAAGACCGGCATGGTGGTCAGCAAGCTGTTCGGCCGCTACGTCCACCTGCCCTTCGACCTGGTCACCCGCAAGCGCAAAAGGCTCAACGTGCATTCCGACTACTGGCGGGCCGTGCTGGAATCCACCGGGCAGCACGGGGTGACCCCCCTGCCCGGAGACGAGGCCACCCTGTGCCTGAATAAGGACGGCTAG
- a CDS encoding DHCW motif cupin fold protein produces MNMGHIPFGVTDWEGVETTEHPGTTGTALWRTRTFGPAENPIRVRMVSYSPGYLADHWCRKGHILLCLEGELHTTLEDGRRFTLTPGMSYQVADNAEAHQSATPTGAKLFIVD; encoded by the coding sequence ATGAACATGGGCCACATCCCCTTTGGCGTCACCGACTGGGAAGGCGTGGAAACGACGGAACACCCGGGGACGACCGGCACGGCGCTCTGGCGCACCCGGACCTTCGGCCCGGCCGAAAACCCCATCCGGGTCCGCATGGTTTCCTATTCGCCAGGATATCTGGCCGACCACTGGTGCCGCAAGGGGCACATCCTGCTGTGCCTGGAAGGCGAATTGCACACCACGCTTGAAGACGGCAGGCGCTTCACCCTCACCCCCGGCATGAGCTACCAGGTGGCCGACAACGCCGAGGCGCACCAATCGGCGACCCCGACCGGGGCGAAGCTGTTCATCGTCGATTAA
- a CDS encoding class I adenylate-forming enzyme family protein gives MAIWDILERTATLMPGHIAVATVGQEVTYRRLAMDVDRLAAGFCALGLQSGDRIALLLPSGIELVTAFLAASRASLIVVPLSLDAPPLLHGLYLSDACPKAIVTDHALLSALPEASLKQIGTVVLTAGQAPRSTDYAHLMDTVPDNSLKGTCCGQDPIGLLVFTSGTTGRPKGIAHAQARLVERAEHLVNTLMLTDRDKTLLVFSPMRTPCLVYQVLAMLRVGGTVFLAGQPDSDMFWKRYAQARPTYTLVMPALARRLFEHPAAALVDHSHVRFWITTGDHPGPELIRQAERTMGKPMLNLYGLTETGLVVAHPLDGPRKAGAMGKPLRGVDTRLADADGRDVKQGETGRLLVRTRNWMVGYWNDTLRTHQAIGSGWFDTQDLVCMDEDGYYWFRGRVQDVIVRNAINVASALVTDVLLEYPCVAEAVLVGIPDVIAGQVPVAFYRLQQTCDDPGEATLRAWVAARVDPESIPVSFHRIDQWPLSQRGKVDRAGLIRIAQAGRQAN, from the coding sequence ATGGCGATCTGGGATATTCTTGAGCGCACCGCCACCCTCATGCCTGGTCACATTGCTGTGGCAACCGTTGGACAGGAGGTGACGTATCGCCGTCTTGCCATGGATGTGGATCGGTTGGCGGCTGGTTTTTGTGCTTTAGGGCTGCAATCTGGTGACAGGATCGCTTTATTGCTTCCAAGCGGCATTGAACTCGTCACTGCATTTCTCGCCGCCAGTCGTGCCTCATTGATTGTTGTCCCCTTGTCGCTCGATGCTCCTCCTCTCTTGCATGGTTTGTATTTGTCTGATGCCTGTCCGAAAGCCATCGTGACGGACCATGCCTTGCTTTCGGCCTTGCCTGAGGCGTCGCTCAAGCAAATAGGGACGGTTGTCCTTACTGCCGGGCAGGCCCCGAGGAGCACCGATTATGCCCATCTCATGGACACTGTGCCGGATAATTCCCTGAAAGGAACCTGTTGCGGCCAGGATCCCATCGGGTTGCTCGTGTTCACCTCCGGCACGACCGGACGCCCGAAAGGGATTGCGCACGCACAAGCCCGGCTTGTGGAGCGCGCCGAACACCTCGTCAACACACTGATGCTGACGGACAGGGACAAAACGCTCCTGGTGTTTTCCCCCATGCGAACACCCTGTCTCGTCTATCAGGTGTTGGCCATGTTGCGCGTCGGGGGGACCGTCTTCCTGGCCGGGCAGCCGGACAGCGACATGTTTTGGAAGCGCTACGCCCAGGCACGACCCACGTACACCCTAGTCATGCCCGCCTTGGCCCGCCGGCTTTTCGAGCACCCGGCCGCCGCCTTGGTTGATCATTCCCACGTCAGGTTCTGGATAACGACAGGGGATCATCCAGGACCGGAATTGATTCGACAGGCGGAACGGACGATGGGAAAGCCCATGCTCAATCTGTACGGGTTGACGGAAACCGGGCTCGTCGTCGCCCATCCCCTGGATGGTCCCCGGAAAGCGGGGGCCATGGGCAAGCCCCTTCGCGGCGTTGACACGCGGCTGGCGGATGCGGACGGACGCGATGTCAAACAGGGGGAGACCGGCCGCCTGCTGGTGCGTACGAGAAACTGGATGGTTGGATATTGGAACGACACGTTGCGTACGCATCAAGCCATCGGCTCGGGATGGTTTGATACCCAGGACCTCGTCTGCATGGACGAAGACGGCTATTATTGGTTCCGGGGCCGGGTCCAGGATGTGATCGTCCGCAACGCCATCAACGTTGCCTCCGCGCTGGTGACGGATGTGCTGCTCGAATATCCCTGCGTCGCGGAGGCGGTCCTTGTGGGCATACCGGACGTCATCGCCGGACAGGTTCCCGTGGCGTTCTATCGTCTTCAGCAGACGTGCGACGACCCCGGAGAGGCGACCCTTCGGGCGTGGGTGGCGGCCCGGGTCGATCCCGAGTCCATTCCGGTGTCCTTTCACCGGATTGACCAATGGCCCCTGTCGCAGCGAGGCAAGGTCGACCGGGCAGGCCTCATCCGTATTGCCCAGGCCGGGCGCCAGGCAAATTGA
- a CDS encoding Dabb family protein, whose product MLVHIVMWKLKEQTEHGTRAQNAAKMKEILEALPAVIPQVRRLHVGTDILESAPETHAILYSEFDNAADLKAYAVHPRHQECVAFIKAVAEERRVVDYFLE is encoded by the coding sequence ATGCTCGTACACATCGTCATGTGGAAGCTCAAGGAACAGACCGAACACGGCACGCGCGCCCAAAACGCCGCGAAAATGAAGGAAATCCTGGAGGCCCTGCCCGCTGTGATCCCCCAGGTCAGGCGCCTGCACGTGGGCACGGACATCCTGGAATCCGCCCCCGAGACCCACGCCATCCTTTATTCCGAATTCGACAACGCCGCCGACCTCAAAGCCTACGCCGTCCACCCCCGCCACCAGGAGTGCGTGGCCTTCATCAAGGCCGTGGCCGAGGAACGCCGGGTGGTGGACTATTTTCTCGAATAA
- a CDS encoding MFS transporter, with protein MSAFFIPRRLPDLSWNQWLICAIAATGFAFDTYELLMLPLIVKPALLELGGIRPGTPEFTLWFGLLFYIPALAGGLFGLLGGYLTDCFGRKKVLTISILLYAFAAFVAGFSISLPMLLVLRCLVFIGVSVEFVAAVAWLAEIFPGQQREGILGITQIFSSLGGVMVAIANGIVTAWSTNSPAPLLLGFHLPALQLPAIATPPVLDLFGAIANPHAHWRYTLMSGLIPAIPLLMVRPFLPESPLWMEKRKMGQLRRPSITELFSQSLRKTTIIVTLMFMLSYAAFYGAIAQVTQIIPGLPEVKADVAVALQKQLPDSKRDEFNGRWRAEGKTESETSQLISAEERRIASAVEQARAAQIMKAPEFGGLLGRFALAALAIIVVSRRRLLRMFLLPGLAVMPLTFAWAGVTSFSWLECGIFLAGFLTVGQFSFWGNYLPQAFPLHLRGTGESFAANIGGRMIGTSFAALTQWIAYWLPGNVSNATRIAYAAAGIAFSCYLLNIVCSFWLPEPGVRDLSK; from the coding sequence ATGTCAGCATTTTTCATACCGCGACGCCTTCCGGATTTATCCTGGAATCAATGGCTGATCTGCGCAATAGCAGCTACAGGGTTTGCTTTTGATACGTATGAATTGTTGATGCTGCCCTTGATCGTAAAGCCGGCTCTTCTCGAACTCGGAGGAATTCGGCCGGGTACACCGGAATTTACCCTGTGGTTTGGCCTGTTGTTTTATATACCTGCTTTGGCGGGTGGATTATTTGGTCTTCTGGGAGGATACCTGACGGACTGCTTTGGACGAAAAAAAGTCCTGACCATCAGCATCCTTCTCTATGCCTTCGCCGCTTTTGTTGCCGGATTCTCGATCTCCTTGCCGATGCTCCTGGTGTTACGCTGCCTTGTCTTCATCGGCGTCAGTGTGGAATTCGTGGCAGCTGTAGCCTGGCTGGCGGAAATTTTTCCCGGACAGCAGCGTGAGGGGATATTGGGGATAACGCAGATTTTTTCTTCACTCGGGGGCGTCATGGTTGCCATAGCCAACGGCATCGTGACTGCCTGGTCCACAAACAGCCCTGCCCCGCTACTGCTCGGTTTCCATCTGCCGGCCCTGCAATTGCCAGCCATTGCCACCCCCCCTGTCCTTGACCTGTTTGGCGCCATTGCCAACCCGCATGCGCATTGGCGCTACACGCTGATGTCCGGCCTCATTCCGGCGATTCCGTTGCTTATGGTCAGGCCGTTTCTCCCGGAATCGCCGTTGTGGATGGAGAAACGGAAAATGGGACAGTTGCGACGCCCGAGCATCACTGAACTTTTCAGCCAGAGCCTGCGCAAGACCACCATTATCGTCACCCTGATGTTCATGCTGAGCTACGCGGCATTTTATGGCGCCATCGCGCAGGTAACCCAGATTATACCCGGTCTGCCGGAGGTGAAGGCGGATGTCGCCGTCGCATTGCAGAAGCAATTGCCGGATTCAAAGCGGGACGAATTCAATGGCCGATGGCGCGCCGAGGGAAAAACCGAATCGGAAACATCGCAGTTAATCAGCGCCGAAGAGCGCCGCATCGCTTCGGCTGTTGAACAGGCGCGCGCAGCCCAGATAATGAAGGCGCCGGAATTCGGCGGTCTCCTGGGGCGTTTTGCCCTGGCCGCCCTGGCCATCATTGTGGTTAGTCGGCGGAGGCTGCTGCGCATGTTCCTCCTGCCGGGCCTTGCCGTGATGCCTCTGACGTTCGCCTGGGCCGGGGTGACCAGTTTCTCCTGGCTGGAATGCGGCATTTTCCTGGCTGGATTCCTGACCGTTGGCCAATTCAGTTTTTGGGGCAACTATCTGCCGCAGGCGTTTCCGCTCCATTTGCGGGGCACGGGGGAAAGCTTCGCCGCCAACATCGGCGGGCGCATGATCGGCACATCCTTCGCCGCCCTCACGCAGTGGATTGCCTATTGGCTGCCGGGAAACGTCTCGAATGCAACCAGGATCGCTTATGCGGCTGCCGGAATAGCCTTCTCCTGCTATCTGCTCAACATCGTTTGCTCTTTTTGGTTGCCGGAACCAGGCGTCCGTGACCTGTCAAAATGA